In a genomic window of Coprococcus eutactus:
- a CDS encoding glycoside hydrolase family 32 protein: MIKWEQLPAALAPDTEYDEDGCFSGTAIEDKGRHILIYTSVMKNPDGEGVLQNQSIAVGDRTEYTKIGCNPVVNGDMLPYGLSREDFRDPKVWHEDGIYYMVARTVDEDKKGQVVLLSSQDLVNWNFESVLARNDKDYGGVWECPDFFAIDGHKVLLVSPIENDDKESCQKVLTTFLVICYTPLYRKMTTIVVI; this comes from the coding sequence ATGATAAAATGGGAACAGCTTCCAGCGGCTTTGGCTCCGGACACGGAATATGATGAGGATGGCTGCTTCTCTGGTACGGCCATAGAAGATAAGGGGAGACATATACTCATATATACGAGCGTTATGAAGAATCCTGATGGTGAAGGCGTCCTGCAGAATCAGAGTATAGCTGTCGGAGACAGAACAGAGTATACCAAGATAGGCTGCAATCCGGTGGTAAACGGAGATATGCTTCCTTATGGTCTGAGCAGAGAGGATTTCAGGGATCCTAAGGTTTGGCATGAAGACGGAATATACTATATGGTTGCCAGAACTGTCGATGAAGATAAGAAAGGGCAAGTCGTACTACTTTCCAGTCAAGATCTTGTGAATTGGAATTTTGAGAGTGTTCTGGCAAGAAACGATAAGGATTATGGCGGGGTATGGGAGTGCCCGGATTTCTTCGCGATCGATGGTCATAAGGTGCTTCTTGTATCTCCTATAGAGAATGATGACAAGGAAAGTTGTCAAAAAGTATTGACAACTTTCCTTGTCATTTGTTATACTCCATTATACAGAAAAATGACAACTATAGTTGTCATTTGA
- the cysK gene encoding cysteine synthase A, whose protein sequence is MYYNDVLDLIGNTPLMCLRKSTGYNIFAKAEFLNPGGSIKDRIAKNMLEVAETEGKLKPGMTIIEPTSGNTGIGLALCGVQKGYKVIIVMPKNMSEERKKVIRAFGADLVLTDPVLSIGGAVDKANEIAESDPEKYFMPQQFVNQANPDAHYHTTAVEMCEQLGQKIDIYVSGVGSGGTLQGIAKYLLEKNPDTKIVAVEPKGVSALHGDGPGIHQIQGIGDGFVPDVLDTDMITDVVEVSDEDAIQTARNLARKQGLLVGTSSGANVWAAMQMAEKYGKDKVIATVMADRAERYFSVGLL, encoded by the coding sequence ATGTATTACAATGATGTGCTTGATCTGATAGGAAATACTCCACTTATGTGTCTGAGGAAGTCTACAGGTTACAATATATTTGCAAAGGCAGAGTTTCTTAATCCTGGCGGAAGTATTAAGGACAGGATTGCAAAAAACATGTTAGAGGTAGCAGAGACTGAGGGAAAACTCAAGCCGGGAATGACTATTATAGAGCCTACTAGCGGCAATACAGGAATAGGTCTTGCACTCTGTGGTGTTCAGAAAGGCTATAAAGTGATAATTGTGATGCCGAAGAATATGAGTGAGGAGCGCAAGAAGGTTATCAGGGCATTTGGTGCGGATCTGGTACTTACAGATCCGGTTCTCAGTATCGGCGGAGCTGTTGATAAGGCAAATGAGATAGCGGAATCTGATCCGGAGAAGTATTTTATGCCGCAGCAGTTTGTCAATCAGGCGAATCCAGATGCGCATTATCACACGACTGCGGTCGAGATGTGCGAACAGCTTGGTCAGAAGATAGACATATATGTGTCTGGTGTTGGAAGTGGGGGTACTCTCCAAGGTATAGCTAAATATCTGTTGGAGAAAAATCCAGATACGAAGATTGTTGCCGTTGAGCCTAAGGGAGTGTCAGCGCTACATGGAGATGGCCCGGGAATCCATCAGATACAGGGCATTGGAGATGGATTTGTGCCGGATGTGCTTGATACGGATATGATAACTGATGTTGTGGAGGTATCAGATGAGGATGCAATACAAACTGCAAGAAATCTTGCTAGAAAGCAGGGACTTCTTGTTGGAACCTCATCAGGTGCAAATGTGTGGGCAGCCATGCAGATGGCGGAGAAGTATGGGAAGGATAAGGTCATAGCTACAGTTATGGCGGACAGGGCTGAGAGATACTTCAGTGTAGGTCTGTTATAG
- a CDS encoding Gfo/Idh/MocA family protein has protein sequence MKDIKWAVLGTGVIANEMAVALKKNGRNIYAVGNRTYDKAVAFAEKYGIGKVYSDYNEMFTDPEVDVIYITTPHNTHIQFMRRAIENGKHILVEKSITLNSGELEDMLELAEQHNVIIGEAMTIYHMPIYSKLREILDSGKLGKVNLITMNFGSFKEYDMNNRFFNRNLAGGAMLDIGVYALSFIRWFMDSKPDQLLSQVKPAPTGVDEQAGLLLMNKEGQMATVMLSLHSKQPKRGMVSCENGYIEIMEYPRAWEASVTYTETGDTEVITAGKNEDALAYELEDMEQAIAGDDSKMHLEYTKDVMDMMTEFRKSWGYTYPEEE, from the coding sequence ATGAAGGATATCAAATGGGCAGTTCTCGGAACAGGAGTTATCGCAAATGAGATGGCAGTGGCACTCAAAAAGAATGGCAGGAACATTTATGCGGTTGGTAATAGGACGTATGACAAAGCGGTGGCATTTGCTGAGAAGTATGGCATAGGTAAGGTTTATTCAGACTACAATGAGATGTTCACGGATCCGGAAGTGGACGTGATATATATAACGACTCCACACAATACACACATACAGTTTATGAGAAGAGCGATAGAGAATGGAAAACATATACTTGTGGAAAAATCTATAACATTGAACAGCGGTGAACTTGAAGATATGCTGGAACTGGCAGAGCAGCACAATGTGATCATAGGAGAGGCAATGACTATATATCATATGCCGATATACAGTAAGCTAAGGGAAATTTTGGACTCAGGAAAACTTGGAAAAGTAAATCTGATCACCATGAATTTTGGAAGCTTCAAGGAATATGATATGAACAACCGCTTTTTTAACAGGAATCTTGCTGGGGGTGCTATGCTTGACATCGGTGTATATGCATTATCCTTTATAAGATGGTTTATGGATTCAAAGCCAGATCAACTGCTTTCACAGGTTAAACCAGCTCCAACAGGTGTTGATGAACAGGCTGGATTGCTTCTTATGAATAAGGAAGGACAGATGGCAACCGTTATGCTGTCCCTCCACTCGAAGCAGCCGAAACGTGGAATGGTATCATGTGAAAATGGTTATATAGAGATTATGGAATACCCGAGAGCGTGGGAGGCTTCCGTGACATACACTGAAACAGGAGATACAGAGGTTATAACAGCAGGCAAAAATGAGGATGCTTTAGCCTATGAGCTTGAGGATATGGAACAGGCAATTGCTGGCGATGATAGCAAGATGCATCTTGAATATACAAAAGATGTCATGGATATGATGACAGAATTCAGAAAGTCGTGGGGATATACATATCCAGAGGAAGAATAG
- a CDS encoding MurR/RpiR family transcriptional regulator, which translates to MEGSVINQICASMDSFFDTEKKIGDYIVRNPKKVVDMTVGELAKECGVSEASVSRFCKRIELKGFHHLKISLARELVDAKDDGEISGHISVDDMEGSLRGILSNKMEELRQTVAMMDSEELKKILDVINNADTVLMAAVGNTIPVAMDGAYKLNQIGIRAMSTPIWETELGYSYNLTDKDVVVAISNSGESTGVIQILEAAKSRGAVAISITNNARSSVAELSTYHITTATREKLFLDGYCFSRVSATMVIEIIYLLLASMRKESYESIVRHEQAMAYTKE; encoded by the coding sequence ATGGAAGGATCAGTTATAAATCAGATATGCGCATCTATGGATTCATTCTTTGATACAGAAAAGAAAATAGGCGATTATATCGTCAGGAATCCCAAGAAGGTTGTGGATATGACAGTCGGGGAGCTGGCAAAGGAGTGCGGTGTCAGCGAGGCCTCGGTGTCGAGATTCTGCAAACGAATAGAGCTGAAGGGATTTCACCATCTCAAGATATCGCTGGCGAGAGAACTCGTGGATGCCAAGGATGACGGAGAGATATCTGGACATATATCTGTGGATGATATGGAAGGTTCTCTGAGAGGAATACTGTCGAATAAAATGGAAGAACTGAGACAAACTGTGGCAATGATGGACAGCGAGGAACTGAAAAAGATATTGGATGTGATAAACAATGCCGATACGGTGCTCATGGCGGCTGTGGGCAATACGATACCGGTTGCAATGGATGGGGCATATAAGCTTAACCAGATAGGTATACGTGCCATGTCAACACCGATATGGGAGACTGAACTTGGATACAGTTATAATCTGACCGACAAGGATGTTGTGGTAGCGATATCCAACTCTGGGGAGTCGACAGGCGTGATCCAGATATTGGAGGCGGCAAAGAGTCGCGGCGCAGTCGCCATATCAATAACCAATAATGCCAGGTCAAGTGTTGCGGAGCTTAGCACATATCACATCACGACAGCTACCCGTGAAAAATTATTTCTTGATGGATACTGCTTTTCAAGGGTGTCTGCAACCATGGTGATAGAGATAATATATCTGCTGCTTGCATCTATGAGAAAGGAATCCTACGAGTCAATAGTAAGGCACGAACAGGCGATGGCCTATACAAAGGAGTGA
- a CDS encoding NAD(P)/FAD-dependent oxidoreductase, whose protein sequence is MKYDVIIIGAGPGGIFSAYELTKQAPKLKVAVFEAGHELRRRKCPIDGTKIKSCVGCDSCSIMSGFGGAGAFSDGKYNITNDFGGSLYEYIGKNEAIDLMKYVDDINMEYGGEGTKLYSTAGTRFKTVCLQNRLHLLDASVRHLGTDINYIVLENLYAYLQDKVDFYFDTPIQTVEKLDDGTYSVCCKKGIFFCDKCIISVGRSGSKWMEAVCKDLNVPTKSNRVDIGVRVELPAAIFAHLTDELYESKIVYRTEKYGDKVRTFCMNPRGAVVTENTNGIITVNGHSYEDPAKQTDNTNFALLVAKHFSEPFKDSNGYGESIARLSNMLGGGVIVQRFGDLIRGQRSTQSRIEEAFITPTLNATPGDLSLVLPKRILDGIIEMIYALDKIAPGTANEDTLLYGVEVKFYNMEVEVDDKLETRYKGLYIIGDGSGITHSLSHASASGVYVARNIAHGE, encoded by the coding sequence ATGAAGTATGATGTGATAATTATTGGGGCGGGACCAGGAGGAATATTCTCGGCGTACGAGCTGACAAAGCAGGCTCCGAAACTCAAGGTCGCAGTGTTTGAGGCGGGACATGAGCTAAGACGAAGGAAATGTCCGATAGACGGCACAAAGATCAAGAGCTGCGTGGGATGTGATAGCTGCTCGATCATGAGCGGATTTGGCGGTGCAGGTGCATTTTCCGATGGAAAGTACAATATCACAAATGACTTTGGGGGAAGTCTGTATGAGTACATCGGCAAGAACGAGGCCATAGATCTCATGAAGTATGTGGATGATATCAATATGGAGTACGGCGGAGAGGGAACGAAGCTTTATTCCACTGCAGGCACAAGATTCAAGACAGTGTGTCTGCAGAACAGGCTTCATCTGCTGGATGCCTCGGTCAGACATCTTGGCACGGATATAAACTATATAGTTCTAGAGAATCTGTATGCATATCTTCAGGATAAGGTGGATTTCTATTTTGACACTCCTATACAAACGGTGGAAAAGTTGGACGATGGAACATATAGTGTATGCTGCAAGAAAGGTATATTTTTCTGTGACAAATGTATCATATCCGTGGGAAGAAGCGGCAGCAAATGGATGGAGGCTGTCTGCAAAGACCTAAATGTACCTACAAAATCTAACAGAGTGGATATAGGAGTCAGAGTGGAGCTTCCTGCAGCCATATTTGCACATTTGACGGATGAGCTCTATGAGAGCAAGATAGTATACAGAACGGAGAAGTATGGAGACAAGGTGCGAACCTTCTGCATGAACCCAAGGGGAGCCGTGGTTACTGAGAATACAAATGGAATCATAACGGTAAATGGCCACAGTTATGAGGATCCTGCAAAACAGACGGATAATACAAACTTTGCGCTCCTTGTGGCAAAGCATTTCTCTGAGCCGTTCAAGGACTCCAACGGATACGGCGAGAGCATAGCGAGACTCAGCAACATGCTGGGCGGCGGAGTAATAGTGCAGAGATTTGGCGACCTCATAAGGGGACAGCGCTCCACCCAGAGCAGGATAGAGGAAGCATTCATCACACCTACGCTCAATGCCACACCGGGAGATCTGAGCCTTGTCCTTCCAAAGAGAATTCTGGATGGAATAATCGAGATGATCTACGCTCTTGATAAGATAGCCCCAGGAACGGCAAATGAAGATACACTGTTGTATGGAGTTGAGGTCAAATTCTACAACATGGAGGTTGAAGTAGATGATAAGCTCGAGACAAGATATAAGGGGCTGTATATCATAGGAGATGGCAGCGGAATAACACACTCCCTTTCACATGCATCTGCAAGCGGTGTATACGTAGCAAGAAATATTGCACATGGCGAATAA
- a CDS encoding recombinase family protein: protein MKQPYNTTIYNTALYLRLSRDDELQGESGSIQTQRMMLRQYAAEHGLTVVDEYIDDGWSGTNFERPSFQRMIDDIEDGKINCVVTKDLSRLGRNYILTGQYTEIYFPSKGVRYIAINDNVDTINGESELAPFLNILNEMHARQTSKKVKAAMHTRFANGAHYGAYAPLGYVKDPDKKGHLLIDPETRWIVEKIFDLAVHGRGAASITRILVEEKVPTPGWLNYERYGTFANIYAGAPAEKAYAWTIAQVKSILKEETYIGHSVHNKQSNISFKNKKKVRKPQEEWYRVENTHEAIISEEVFQKVQELIASRRRRQKNGTTQIFSGLVKCADCGWSLAYGVNSQNKNPYAHYHCSKYGQGLRQCSMHYIRYDVLYAYVLARLQYWSMMVQKDEDKLLKRLLNASDRERNSAKKKQAAELKKAEKRKAEVDGLFAKMYEDWSAGRITEYNFNMLSEKYQNEQKELETKIRQLHETMEAAVQTAADAEKWIALMKQYVNPVELTAELLNTLIEKITVHEAVKGEDGSREQEVEIYYRFIGKID from the coding sequence GTGAAACAACCATACAATACAACGATTTATAACACTGCACTATATTTGAGATTGAGCCGTGACGATGAATTACAGGGGGAAAGCGGCAGTATCCAGACCCAGCGCATGATGCTTAGGCAGTATGCCGCAGAGCATGGGCTGACCGTTGTAGACGAGTACATTGACGATGGATGGAGCGGGACAAATTTCGAGCGTCCAAGTTTCCAAAGGATGATTGATGACATCGAGGACGGGAAAATCAACTGCGTTGTCACAAAGGATTTATCCCGTCTGGGAAGAAACTATATCCTGACCGGTCAGTACACGGAAATCTATTTCCCCAGCAAGGGAGTACGCTACATTGCCATCAATGACAATGTGGACACCATCAACGGAGAAAGCGAGCTTGCCCCGTTCTTAAACATCCTGAATGAAATGCACGCCCGACAGACCAGCAAAAAGGTCAAGGCTGCCATGCACACAAGATTTGCCAATGGCGCACACTATGGAGCCTATGCACCGCTGGGCTATGTAAAAGACCCGGACAAAAAAGGTCATCTTCTGATCGACCCGGAAACACGCTGGATTGTAGAGAAGATTTTTGACCTTGCCGTACACGGGAGGGGTGCCGCCAGCATTACACGGATTCTGGTGGAAGAAAAAGTACCTACCCCCGGCTGGCTGAACTATGAAAGATACGGGACTTTCGCTAATATCTACGCCGGTGCGCCCGCAGAAAAAGCCTATGCGTGGACGATTGCACAGGTCAAGAGCATTTTGAAAGAGGAAACCTACATCGGTCACAGCGTTCACAACAAGCAGAGCAACATTTCATTCAAGAACAAGAAAAAGGTGCGGAAGCCGCAGGAAGAATGGTATCGTGTGGAAAATACCCACGAAGCCATCATTTCCGAAGAAGTGTTCCAAAAAGTTCAGGAGCTGATTGCAAGCAGACGCAGACGACAGAAGAATGGCACAACGCAGATATTTTCCGGGCTGGTAAAATGTGCGGACTGCGGATGGTCATTGGCTTATGGTGTAAACAGCCAGAACAAAAATCCCTATGCACACTACCATTGCAGTAAGTACGGACAGGGATTACGCCAGTGTTCCATGCACTATATCCGCTATGATGTACTGTATGCCTATGTGCTTGCAAGACTGCAATACTGGTCTATGATGGTACAGAAAGACGAGGACAAGCTGCTGAAACGGCTGCTCAATGCCAGCGACAGGGAAAGAAACTCTGCGAAGAAAAAGCAGGCTGCGGAGCTGAAAAAGGCAGAGAAGCGTAAAGCCGAGGTTGACGGGCTGTTTGCTAAAATGTATGAGGACTGGTCTGCCGGACGCATAACCGAGTATAACTTCAATATGCTGTCCGAGAAGTACCAGAACGAGCAAAAGGAACTTGAAACAAAAATAAGACAGCTTCACGAAACGATGGAAGCCGCCGTACAGACCGCAGCGGATGCTGAAAAGTGGATTGCCCTAATGAAACAGTATGTCAACCCTGTGGAGCTGACCGCCGAACTTCTGAACACTCTAATTGAAAAAATAACCGTCCACGAAGCTGTCAAGGGCGAGGACGGAAGTCGTGAGCAGGAAGTAGAAATCTACTACCGCTTCATCGGCAAAATCGACTGA
- a CDS encoding CHC2 zinc finger domain-containing protein — protein sequence MNVFEAVKQSVTTRQAASFYGIRVGRNGMVCCPFHNDRTPSMKVDSRFYCFGCGASGDVIDFAALLHGLGKREAAVRLAEDFGVSYEKSGNAPPDRKRHNRSQPRQKSAEQRFQETERYCFRVLCDYQRLLEHWKTAYAPQPQDAIWHPLFVEALQRISYTEYLLDILLYGEIEEKAALIAAQGKEVLRLEQRISELAAGNAGSGQKDDGHNGTGADTGRNPGDIRGDAERRREEQHPKLPDGVPA from the coding sequence TTGAATGTATTTGAAGCGGTGAAACAGTCTGTTACCACACGGCAGGCTGCTTCATTCTATGGAATCCGGGTGGGGAGAAACGGCATGGTCTGCTGTCCATTCCACAATGACCGCACGCCCAGCATGAAAGTGGACAGCCGCTTTTACTGCTTCGGCTGCGGGGCTTCCGGGGATGTGATCGACTTTGCCGCTTTGCTGCATGGATTGGGGAAACGGGAAGCTGCGGTCAGGCTTGCGGAGGACTTCGGCGTTTCCTATGAGAAATCCGGCAATGCGCCGCCAGATAGGAAGCGTCACAACAGGTCACAGCCCCGGCAAAAATCAGCGGAGCAGAGATTTCAGGAAACGGAACGGTATTGTTTCCGGGTGCTATGCGATTATCAGCGCCTGCTGGAGCATTGGAAAACAGCATACGCCCCACAGCCGCAGGATGCCATCTGGCATCCTCTTTTTGTGGAAGCGTTGCAGAGGATAAGCTACACAGAATACCTTTTGGATATTTTGTTATACGGAGAAATAGAAGAAAAAGCGGCATTGATCGCCGCACAGGGAAAGGAGGTGCTGCGGCTTGAACAGCGAATTTCAGAGCTTGCCGCCGGAAACGCAGGAAGCGGTCAAAAGGACGATGGACACAATGGAACCGGCGCAGACACCGGAAGAAATCCGGGAGACATTAGAGGGGACGCAGAAAGGCGGCGTGAAGAACAGCATCCGAAACTGCCTGACGGTGTTCCAGCGTGA
- the mobQ gene encoding MobQ family relaxase — translation MALYHFSIAQIKRSAGQSAIASAAYRAGERLYSSYYGEVSDYTKKGGVIASEIMLPPHAPEIYLDRATLWNAVENCEKHPKAQLAYSFDIAMQNELTLEENMELARKFVQEQFVAKGMIADLAFHSPEKEDGGIPNPHFHVMTTMRPLNPDGTWGQKQRREYLLDEDGNRIRDKNGDYMFNAVHTTDWHEPETLEHWREQWAAAVNTKFEEKGLDVRIDHRSYVRQGLDLIPTVHEGANVRQMEAKGIRTEKGELNRWIKATNRLMQDVRKKIKALFVWMAEVKEELSKPQTPNLADLLIAYYNQRNAGAWSNKARTGNLKQFAEAVNYLTENKLLTLEDLQERLSSVSEEFEALSGSMKKKSARIKELQELIREGENYQRLKPVHTELNNI, via the coding sequence ATAGCACTTTATCATTTTTCAATCGCACAGATCAAGCGCAGCGCCGGTCAGAGCGCCATTGCCAGCGCAGCCTACCGAGCCGGGGAGCGTCTTTACAGCAGCTACTATGGAGAAGTCAGCGACTACACCAAAAAGGGCGGCGTGATCGCTTCGGAAATCATGCTGCCGCCCCATGCGCCGGAAATATATCTTGACCGGGCGACCCTCTGGAATGCTGTGGAGAACTGCGAGAAACATCCAAAAGCACAGCTTGCCTATTCCTTTGATATTGCCATGCAGAATGAATTGACGCTGGAAGAAAACATGGAGCTGGCGAGGAAGTTCGTGCAGGAGCAGTTTGTGGCAAAAGGCATGATTGCCGATCTTGCTTTTCACAGTCCGGAGAAAGAGGACGGCGGTATCCCAAACCCGCATTTCCATGTGATGACAACAATGCGCCCTTTGAACCCGGATGGCACATGGGGACAAAAACAGCGGCGGGAATATCTTCTTGATGAAGATGGAAACCGAATCCGGGATAAAAATGGCGATTATATGTTTAATGCTGTCCACACAACAGACTGGCACGAGCCGGAAACACTGGAACACTGGCGGGAGCAGTGGGCGGCTGCCGTTAATACAAAATTTGAGGAAAAAGGACTGGATGTGCGTATCGACCACCGTTCCTATGTGCGGCAGGGGCTTGACCTGATACCTACTGTCCACGAGGGAGCTAATGTCCGGCAGATGGAAGCAAAGGGCATCCGCACCGAGAAAGGGGAACTGAACCGCTGGATTAAAGCCACCAACCGGCTCATGCAGGATGTGAGGAAGAAGATCAAAGCCCTGTTTGTCTGGATGGCAGAGGTAAAAGAAGAACTTTCCAAACCACAGACACCGAACCTTGCCGACCTGCTGATCGCTTATTACAACCAGCGCAACGCAGGGGCATGGAGCAATAAAGCCAGAACCGGAAACTTAAAGCAGTTTGCCGAAGCCGTCAATTATCTGACGGAAAACAAGCTGCTCACATTAGAGGATTTGCAGGAGCGTCTTTCCTCTGTCAGTGAAGAATTTGAAGCATTAAGCGGCTCCATGAAAAAGAAATCTGCCAGGATAAAGGAATTGCAGGAATTGATACGGGAGGGCGAGAATTACCAGCGGCTAAAACCTGTCCATACGGAATTGAACAATATCTAG
- a CDS encoding DUF3847 domain-containing protein: protein MVFLYLISKGCENTEKSLEQLKQEYEKNTVLLEREKRKMQRLKNRQAYLESGSRKQRTHRLITRGAAVESIVPQTKELTETEFYSLMESILNLPQAEPFIRSAAENHARISGQEKGGD from the coding sequence ATGGTCTTTCTTTATCTTATAAGCAAAGGATGTGAGAACACGGAAAAATCTTTGGAACAGTTGAAGCAGGAATATGAAAAAAACACTGTCCTGCTGGAACGGGAAAAACGGAAAATGCAGCGTTTGAAAAACCGGCAGGCGTATCTGGAAAGCGGTTCCCGGAAACAGAGGACGCACCGGCTGATTACCCGTGGGGCAGCCGTTGAGAGCATTGTGCCACAGACAAAGGAGCTGACCGAAACGGAATTTTATTCCCTCATGGAAAGCATTTTGAATCTGCCGCAGGCGGAGCCTTTCATCCGGTCTGCCGCAGAAAACCACGCCCGTATTTCCGGGCAGGAGAAAGGCGGTGACTAA
- a CDS encoding helix-turn-helix domain-containing protein — protein sequence MNDKKRLNSYEDLPLVLDVADIQRIMGISRASAYELVHTPGFPVFRRGRLIKVSKIAFFEWMAKGSETVPGSDK from the coding sequence ATGAACGATAAAAAGAGATTGAACAGCTACGAGGATTTACCGCTGGTTCTGGATGTGGCGGACATTCAGCGGATTATGGGAATTTCAAGAGCGAGCGCCTATGAGCTGGTACACACACCCGGCTTTCCGGTGTTCCGCAGGGGCAGGCTTATCAAGGTCAGCAAAATTGCTTTCTTTGAATGGATGGCAAAAGGCTCCGAAACCGTACCGGGAAGCGACAAATAA
- a CDS encoding DUF6076 domain-containing protein → MENQFIRHEPCFERILFVLTLDRKKMKERILIGEEQQIRFRLNGSQNAEVLCDMTRPLGTFLINFERDTDRDWNLYGLSPLRQALHSNRWEQPELEQAASEFLWEKYLSNDPLKMYVAFRIWNSYLLAREPRDRNAACDRFMDKMSSLTGVFHNETMSFDRETGKPKHFQAGSLYFKGAPSEDTRLDLWFPDNRRTEECVSAYASLYPLITYYLNRLNDWGLCFRRCKVCGKYFLAKSQRYELCSDNCRKAQALQNKREFDERARENNYDLLYKNECQNWRNKINKAKRTAGFPADQLEEMLTAFEAFKKEALKRKKAVKEKTASPKEFTDWLYQQSNIIINLSVY, encoded by the coding sequence ATGGAGAATCAATTTATACGGCATGAGCCATGTTTTGAAAGGATTTTGTTTGTCCTGACGCTGGACAGGAAGAAAATGAAAGAACGGATTTTGATTGGGGAAGAACAGCAGATCCGCTTCCGTTTGAACGGGAGCCAAAACGCAGAGGTGCTTTGTGATATGACACGCCCACTGGGAACTTTTTTGATAAACTTTGAGCGTGACACGGACAGAGACTGGAACTTATACGGGCTTTCTCCGCTGCGGCAAGCCCTCCACTCCAACCGATGGGAACAGCCGGAGCTGGAGCAGGCGGCAAGCGAATTTCTTTGGGAGAAATATCTTAGCAACGACCCTCTGAAAATGTATGTGGCGTTCCGTATCTGGAACAGCTATCTGCTTGCCAGAGAACCCCGTGACCGTAACGCTGCCTGTGACCGCTTCATGGATAAAATGAGCAGCCTGACCGGGGTATTCCATAACGAAACCATGAGCTTTGACAGGGAGACAGGAAAACCGAAACATTTTCAAGCTGGCAGCCTTTATTTCAAAGGCGCACCGTCAGAAGATACCCGGCTTGACCTCTGGTTCCCGGACAACCGGCGCACAGAAGAATGTGTGTCTGCCTATGCGTCCCTCTACCCGTTGATTACCTATTATCTGAACAGGCTGAATGACTGGGGGCTTTGCTTCCGGCGGTGCAAGGTTTGTGGAAAATATTTTCTGGCAAAGAGCCAGCGGTATGAGCTGTGCAGCGACAATTGCCGAAAAGCACAGGCGCTTCAAAACAAGCGGGAATTTGACGAGAGGGCAAGAGAAAATAACTATGACCTGCTTTATAAAAATGAATGCCAGAACTGGCGCAATAAGATCAACAAAGCGAAGAGGACAGCGGGATTCCCGGCTGACCAGCTGGAAGAAATGCTGACTGCTTTTGAAGCGTTCAAGAAAGAAGCATTGAAGAGAAAAAAGGCTGTAAAAGAAAAGACAGCCAGCCCGAAAGAATTTACGGACTGGCTGTATCAGCAGAGTAATATTATAATAAATTTATCAGTCTATTGA
- a CDS encoding response regulator transcription factor, with protein MKQRLLIVDDEPGIVDMMASYFSSQYEVLTAYCGNEALQKLARQPDLILLDINMPDIDGLTLCQKIRELITCPILFLTARVESADKIIGFQAGADDYIIKPFDLDELGARVAAHLRREQRHRNKATIRFFGELTIDYSARTVTVAGEPVALSKREFDIVELLSLNAGQVFDRERIYETVWGLDGEGNSDTVMEHIRKIRAKLAACTLHSYIDTVWGCGYRWNV; from the coding sequence ATGAAACAAAGGCTTCTTATTGTTGATGATGAACCGGGAATTGTAGATATGATGGCGAGTTATTTTTCTTCTCAATATGAGGTGTTGACCGCTTATTGCGGAAATGAAGCACTTCAAAAATTAGCAAGACAGCCCGATTTAATCCTGCTCGACATCAATATGCCGGACATAGACGGATTGACCCTTTGTCAGAAAATTCGGGAGCTTATTACTTGCCCCATTCTTTTTTTGACGGCAAGGGTCGAATCTGCCGATAAAATCATCGGCTTTCAGGCAGGTGCCGACGATTATATCATTAAGCCTTTTGATTTGGACGAATTAGGGGCGAGAGTTGCCGCACATCTGAGGAGGGAGCAGCGACACAGGAATAAAGCGACAATTCGCTTCTTTGGTGAACTGACGATTGATTATTCAGCCCGAACCGTCACAGTGGCGGGTGAACCTGTTGCTTTATCAAAAAGGGAATTTGATATTGTGGAGCTGCTTTCGCTGAATGCCGGACAGGTATTTGACCGGGAGCGTATTTATGAAACAGTGTGGGGACTTGACGGCGAGGGTAACAGTGATACTGTCATGGAACATATCAGGAAAATCCGGGCGAAGCTGGCTGCTTGTACGCTTCACAGTTATATTGATACAGTTTGGGGGTGTGGTTATCGGTGGAACGTCTGA